From Drosophila virilis strain 15010-1051.87 chromosome X, Dvir_AGI_RSII-ME, whole genome shotgun sequence, the proteins below share one genomic window:
- the LOC138911324 gene encoding regulatory protein zeste-like yields the protein MNNCSNNNNNNSSSSSINNHINNIYSSRRLHSSSYYATTLLDAAAYCYETVMDATHYKLQPPVAAAAAAAAAAASSTTTTTLTATTLHSQQQLQLPVLAMPTAAAGATTTISGSGTGTGTTTTTTRTYLGMYKRWQQQQLQQQAQLQQQQQLLLLQQELL from the coding sequence atgaacaactgcagcaacaacaacaataacaatagcagcagcagcagcataaacAACCACATTAACAACATCTACAGCAGTCGTAGgctgcacagcagcagctattaTGCCACAACATTGCTTGATGCGGCCGCCTATTGCTACGAGACTGTAATGGATGCCACGCACTACAAGTTGCAGCCgccagtagcagcagcagcagcagcagcggcagcagcagcatcatcaacaacaaccacaacattaacagcaacaacattgcactcgcaacagcagctgcagctgcctgtATTGGCCATGCCCACAGCAGCGgcaggagcaacaacaacgattagcggcagcggcaccggcaccggcaccacaacaacaaccacacgCACCTATCTGGGCATGTACAagcgctggcagcagcagcagctgcagcaacaggcgcaactgcaacagcaacagcagctattgctgctgcagcaggagctgctcTAG
- the LOC6631795 gene encoding ketimine reductase mu-crystallin: protein MNNLSPVFYNAESVRRVLNWPMVNEAVEAALKAVVDHTSEPNANAGVEHMEQDQGNELQSNNSSKSYVSQPARSVTIAGNDPSKLMLTMPAFVGNYRLTAGGAGGDATNVGRSTLACKVVTSFRANRQLQPPLPSICANIMLFNVKTGELEAIMAGTDITTWRTVSASLVATKYLYFRRFGPRAEHQLEINVAIVGCGAQGQLHAAAMCANFKVKQLNLYNRTESQAVQLASQLRQRLSSDSSNSYATDMPDIKVCSSAREAVAQADVICMATYAREALIHANDLREKRSVHINAVGAGEVHFGEVSADIYAESLVYVDCLSNAEHELVGLPAPIAGELGGVIIHGNYPDEQAVTIFQSMGMASEDACVAEAVQSALLSCAK, encoded by the exons atgaacaaTCTTAGTCCCGTTTTCTACAACGCCGAGTCCGTGCGCCGCGTACTCAATTGGCCGATGGTCAACGAGGCCGTCGAGGCGGCGCTTAAGGCGGTTGTGGATCATACGAGTGAGCCGAACGCCAATGCCGGAGTCGAGCACATGGAGCAGGATCAGGGCAATGAGCTGCAGtccaataacagcagcaagtCGTATGTGAGTCAGCCGGCGCGCAGCGTCACCATAGCCGGCAACGATCCCAGCAAGCTAATGCTGACCATGCCCGCCTTTGTGGGCAACTATCGATTGACGGCGGGCGGCGCTGGCGGCGATGCCACCAATGTGGGCCGCTCGACGCTGGCCTGCAAGGTTGTCACATCTTTCAGGGCCAACCGGCAGCTACAGCCGCCGTTGCCGAGCATCTGCGCCAACATAATGCTTTTCAATGTGAAGACGGGCGAACTGGAGGCCATTATGGCTGGCACGGACATCACCACATGGCGCACTGTATCCGCCTCGCTGGTGGCCACAAAATACTTGTACTTCCGTCGCTTTGGGCCGCGAGCGGAGCATCAGCTTGAGATCAACGTGGCTATCGTGGGTTGCGGCGCCCAGGGGCAGCTGCATGCCGCCGCCATGTGCGCCAACTTCAAGGTGAAGCAGCTGAATCTATACAATCGCACCGAATCCCAAGCCGTCCAGCTGGCCAGCCAGCTGCGCCAGCGGCTGtccagcgacagcagcaacagctatgCCACAGACATGCCCGACATCAAGGTTTGCAGCTCGGCTCGCGAGGCCGTTGCCCAGGCGGACGTCATCTGCATGGCCACATACGCGCGTGAGGCGCTCATCCATGCCAACGATCTGCGCGAAAAGCGCTCCGTTCACATCAACG CTGTGGGCGCTGGCGAGGTGCACTTTGGCGAGGTGTCCGCGGATATCTATGCCGAATCGCTGGTCTACGTCGACTGTCTGTCCAATGCTGAGCACGAGCTGGTGGGTCTGCCCGCGCCGATAGCTGGCGAGTTGGGCGGAGTTATAATCCATGGCAACTATCCGGATGAGCAGGCAGTGACCATATTTCAGTCGATGG GAATGGCCTCCGAGGATGCTTGTGTGGCCGAAGCCGTGCAGTCGGCGCTCCTGTCATGCGCCAAGTAA